aatagaATTCACTGCTCGTTTCCCGTGACCGAATTGCAGTATTTGTGTGTGACGTCAGTTTACAGTAGTGACTAATACAGAGTCGAGGAAGAATGGGAGCAAGCTTAAAGATGTACTAGGGGGGTCCCTAGGTCCGGGGAGGTCCATCCCTCGTTATTTGACTATTTTGTTTCTAGCTCTCCTCGATCTTACTAAGCTCACAGTCTGGTGGAACATTACTCGGTCCAAATATTTAGCGCTCGCTCGCCATAAATTTACAGTGTAGACTAGAGCTATCGAGGCTAAATAAAcagaagttaaaaaattttatgttcGTCAcctcccaatttttttttctggttattcCTTCAACTCGCCTTGGGACGGTTGGCGTTCTCCTGGCTGTAGGGGAACAGTTCCTTGTTCGTCACTTCCTTCTTTCTGTTCAGGTGTCTCGTTCAACTCGCCCTGGGTAGGAAGATCCCCATGCTTCCCTGGCTTTAGGGGAACTGTTTCATCTTCGTCACCTCCTTCTTTCTCTTCAGATATTTCGTTCAGCTCGCCTTGGGACGGTTGGCGTTCATGCTCTTTTGGCTGGAGGGGAACAATCTCATGTACGTCACTTCCTTCTTTCTGTTCAGGTGTTTCGTTCTGCTCGCCTTGGGTAGGAAGATTCTCATGCTCTCCTGTCTGTAGGGGAACTGTTTCATGTTCGTCACCTCCTTCTTTCTGTTCAGGTGTTTCGTGCAGCTCGCTTTGGGTAGGAAGATTCTCACACTCTCCTGGCTGTAAGGGAACAGTTTCATGTTCGTCACctccttctttcttttcagttgtTTCGTTTAGCTCGCCTTGGGTGGGAAGATTCTCATGCTCTGCAGGCTGTAGGGGAACAGTTTCATGTTCTTCACTTCCATCTTTCTGTTCAGGTGTTTCGTTCAGCTCGCCTTGGGTGGGAAGATTCTTATGCTCTGCTGGTAGGGGAACAGTTTCATGTACGTCACCTCCTTCTTTCTGTTCAGGTGTTTCGTTCAGCTCGCTTTGGGTAGGAAGATTCTCATGCTCTCCCGGCTGTAGGGGAACTGTTTCATGTTCGTCACCTCCTCCTTTCTGTTCAGGTGTTTCGTTCAGCTCGCCTTGGGTAGGAAGATTCTCATGCTCTCCCGGCTGTAGGGGAACTGTTTCATGTTCGTCACctccttctttcttttcaggtgTTTCGTTCAGTTCGCTTTGGGTAGGAAGATTCTCATGCTCTCCCGGCTGTAGGGGAACTGTTTCATGTTCGTAaccttcttctttcttttcaggtgTTTCGTTCAGTTCGCTTTGGGTAGGAAGATTCTTATGCTCTCCCGGTTGTAGGGGAACTGTTTCATGTTCGTCACctccttctttcttttcaggtgTTTCGTTCAGCTCGCCTTGGGTAGGAAGATGTTCACGCTCTCTTGGCTCATCTTGCTTTTGTGGTTTTTGGTGTAACTCGACTCGGGTCAGACGGTTTTCATGTTCTCCTGGCTCTGTTGTAGTTTCATgttcgtttctttcttcttgcttATTAGGTTTTTGGTGCGAATTGCTACTGGGGGGATTTAGATGTGCTCTAAGAAACTCTGAGTTTTGCataaaacttctttctttccaTGCCCGTAGCAAAATATAGACGGTTTCAATCAGAATTACAAGGACAAAAATTCCATTTACTGCAAGGACAGCGTTTAACCAGAAAGTTTTCTTGATTGCCTGCTGATTGTTACATCCGTAACAAGTAGAGTTTTGGGTGTTGTTACATGAATTCCTTAGCTGAGTGGTTCCATCGGTTAAATCACAGTAAAAGTTAGTGGAAAAATTCAAAGGATAAAGCAACTGAGTTTGTaggatgatgaaaataattcgTAAAACAAGTCTTAAGGATAGTTGAAAGCAGTAAGCGATAAAAAGCTTGTTTCCAGTTTGGTCGAGCGACAGTTGATCGACTGTAGGTCTCACCACTTGAGAGTAAATAAGACAAACAATTCCAATAAAGAGGAAATTGATGATCACGAAGCCATAGATAGGAACACTGTATTTGTTGTATTTCCCCTCGTACTGATCGAAACATTTTCCACGATTGAATTCAGTGATGTCGCCCTTCGCTCCGTCACAGTGGAAATTAGACCTGAATTCAGTGTTATCCACGGCGGCAAATATGCCAAGGAAGATTACAGCGATCAGGATCCAGAttaaaactgtaaaatggcttattttgttaaatgtttttggcCCAAATAACTCCTTAAGAGTATCCATCGTCTCAATACTGTTTGTATTGTAAAATACACTGGAAACtgaaacaggaaaatgaaatggTTACCTTCGAGTTGCTCGTGTCAAATATTCCTTATTTGTAATGCGTGAGATGCAATGAAAAGTTGTTGAAAGAGGGAAAAAGGAGCACTTACAAATATGGGAAGAAATTTCGCTTTCTGAGGCAAATCACGCTTACtagtttcactaaaaaaaacttGCCAATTGTCATTGAAAACTCTCTTTTAAGACGCAGACTAGGTTCATAAAAACGCAGAAAAAGAGCGAGGCTAATATTCTGCGATCTTGACCGAAAAAGCTTGGTCTATAACAGATTTATCGTATAGCAAAAGAATGACTTTCTCATTTTCTAGTACTGGAAAAGAAACTCATATGAGATGAAGCATGCTTGTTTatcctttatttgttttggtatGGAAGCCGATAGGGAAAATCccgaaatatttttgaaatccaaaaaaatatttttaatcatatttttcTATCCtttctaaaaagtttttcaaatccAAAAACCAATAACAAATCCTGATGAAATTATTGgagtcaaaaataaattttccaaaaagacCCCAAAATAATTTGCGGTCCAAGATTCTTCGTGAAATTCACCGGAGAAATGCCTGAAATcgcaaatgtttttttttgccaaatattACTTGTGCCAAGCGGCGTACCAACTTTACCGCTATTAAAAATGACGGAGGAGCGCGAGATTGAGAAACGAGTTGAGAACATTATGCCTTAACGATATTAACGATGTTCTGCCTACCTAAATATGGAAAGGAATTTGAGAGTAATGAAATCTTCTTCCGTCGGTTTAAAGTAATTTGAACAAGAAAGTGGGTTGGATTCTTCAGCAAAAAAGAGAACTACTGTAGAGATTACATTAAAAGAGGATTTTCAGTCGTTCTTGTTCACTTTCTCGtataatataattaatatcATATAAGTTCTATCAATGTAAGGACTTTTCGCGAGTTGTGTGGTATTTTTTGCGCGCCTTTGGGCAAGGAAACATTTAAGCAATATGAAAAATTCCGCTCGTATTATTTGTTAAATCATCGAATAAGGGATCTATTAATAAACCAAATTTCATTTTATGGTATTTTATCCTCTAATTTTCGAAATACATCCTGCGGCCGTATCTGAGCATCGTATCAATCGCATCAGTGTTTAGTAAGTATGCAAAACAATCGAACTTTTGATGCACATCTGCCTGTTCTTTGACGCACACC
This region of Pocillopora verrucosa isolate sample1 chromosome 3, ASM3666991v2, whole genome shotgun sequence genomic DNA includes:
- the LOC136279435 gene encoding myb-like protein X produces the protein MDTLKELFGPKTFNKISHFTVLIWILIAVIFLGIFAAVDNTEFRSNFHCDGAKGDITEFNRGKCFDQYEGKYNKYSVPIYGFVIINFLFIGIVCLIYSQVVRPTVDQLSLDQTGNKLFIAYCFQLSLRLVLRIIFIILQTQLLYPLNFSTNFYCDLTDGTTQLRNSCNNTQNSTCYGCNNQQAIKKTFWLNAVLAVNGIFVLVILIETVYILLRAWKERSFMQNSEFLRAHLNPPSSNSHQKPNKQEERNEHETTTEPGEHENRLTRVELHQKPQKQDEPREREHLPTQGELNETPEKKEGGDEHETVPLQPGEHKNLPTQSELNETPEKKEEGYEHETVPLQPGEHENLPTQSELNETPEKKEGGDEHETVPLQPGEHENLPTQGELNETPEQKGGGDEHETVPLQPGEHENLPTQSELNETPEQKEGGDVHETVPLPAEHKNLPTQGELNETPEQKDGSEEHETVPLQPAEHENLPTQGELNETTEKKEGGDEHETVPLQPGECENLPTQSELHETPEQKEGGDEHETVPLQTGEHENLPTQGEQNETPEQKEGSDVHEIVPLQPKEHERQPSQGELNEISEEKEGGDEDETVPLKPGKHGDLPTQGELNETPEQKEGSDEQGTVPLQPGERQPSQGELKE